One Carassius auratus strain Wakin chromosome 3, ASM336829v1, whole genome shotgun sequence genomic region harbors:
- the LOC113041984 gene encoding charged multivesicular body protein 6-like encodes MLEVRRECGFFVMGNVLGRQGRVTSRVTDQDRAILQLKQQRDKLKQYQKKITLQLEKERRLAKQLLKDGRKERALLLLKKKRYQDQLLDKTEVQISNLERMVQDIEFAQIEIKVIEGLKAGNDCLKQMHEVMSIEEVERILEETQEAIEYQKQIDELLAGSLTPEDEDAVLAELEAIIQGEDITLPELPTDPLPAVPKGETERKEVQIKVEREMLAA; translated from the exons ATGCTAGAAGTAAGGCGGGAATGTGGTTTTTTCGTAATGGGAAATGTTCTCGGGAGACAGGGACGAGTCACCAGTCGAGTGACAGATCAGGACAGGGCGATATTG CAACTGAAACAGCAGAGAGATAAACTGAAACAATATCAGAAGAAAATCACACTACAGCTGGAGAAAGAGAGACGTCTGGCCAAACAGCTCCTGAAGGATGGCAGGAAGGA ACGAGCTCTTCTGCTGCTCAAAAAGAAACGCTACCAAGATCAGCTGCTGGACAAGACCGAGGTCCAGATATCCAACCTGGAGCGCATG GTTCAAGATATTGAATTTGCTCAGATTGAAATAAAGGTCATTGAGGGTTTAAAGGCCGGGAATGACTGTCTCAAGCAAATGCACGAG GTCATGTCTATTGAGGAGGTGGAGAGGATACTGGAGGAGACGCAGGAGGCCATTGAGTATCAGAAG CAAATTGATGAACTGCTGGCAGGTTCATTGACACCGGAGGATGAGGATGCTGTGTTAGCAGAGCTGGAGGCTATCATTCAG GGAGAAGACATCACACTTCCAGAATTACCCACAGATCCATTGCCAGCGGTGCCTAAAGGGGAGACAG AAAGAAAAGAGGTACAAATCAAGGTGGAGCGAGAGATGCTGGCAGCGTAG